The stretch of DNA GCTCGACCGCAGAGAGCAACGCGAAGTCGGTCTCGTCGAGCGTCACGGCGACGCCTTCCATCACTCCTCCATCGCCGCGTCCGAGACTTCGAGGGCAGTGTCGAGGGCGGCGACCGCCTCGTCGATTTCGTCTTCGGTGATGGTGAGCGGCGGCGCGATGATGAGCGTGTTAATCATGTTTGCGACGTAGACGCCTTGTTCGCTCGCGGCCCCAGAGACTTCGTCAACGACCGTCTTCCCGGTCGAAATCTTGTCGACACGCTGGCCAAACGGCACGCGACCTTCCGTACTCTTGGTGAGTTCGAGGCCGCGGAACAGGCCGACGCCGCGTGATTCGCCCACACTCGGGTGTTTCTCAGCGAGTTCGTCGAGTTTCGCGCCGAGGTACTCACCGCGTTCTTTGGCCTGCTCGATGAGGCCGTCGCGCTGGTAGGTTTCGACGGCGGCGAGGCCCGCGGCCACGGCGACCGGGTGGCCCGAGTAGGTGTGGCCGTGGCAGAACATGTTGTCCTCGAAGTGGGCGGCGATTTCGTCGGTGACGATAGTCGCCCCGAGCGGTGCGTACGCGCCAGTCAGCCCTTTCGCCATCGTCATGATGTCCGGCGTCACGTCGAACAGGTCACAGCCGAACCACTCGCCGGTGCGGCCAAACCCGGCCATCACTTCGTCCACGATGAGCAGCGCGCCGTGGTCGTGGGCGATTTCTTTCAGGCGCGGCAGATACTCGTCTGGCGGGACGAGAATCCCGTTCGAGCCAACGATTGGTTCGACCAGAATCGCGGCGACGGTGTCGCCTTCGAGCATCAGCATCTCGTCGATGTATTCGAGGCTCTCCATCGGTTCGAGCGTCGAGCCATAGGCGTAGGGGTCGGGCGCTTTGATGGTGCCGGGGATACCGGGTTCTGCCATCAGCCGCCGTGGGTCGCCCGTGACGCTAATTGAGCCGTAGGTCGAGCCGTGGTACGACCGGTAACGCGAGACGATTTTCTGCTTGCCCGTGACGAAGCGGGCGATTTTGATGGCCGCTTCGATGGCTTCGGTGCCGCTCGTAGAGAAGAACGTCTTAGAGAGGTTCCCGGGGGTGACCTCCGCTAACTTCTCGCCGAGTTTCGCGCGGGCTTCGGTGGTGTAGCCCGGCGCGACGTACGCCGCGGTCTTCGCCTGCTCTGCCATTGCCTCTGCAACGGCGTCCGCCGAGTGGCCGAGGTTCGAGCACATGAGTTGGCCAGAAAGGTCGAGGTACGACTTCCCGTCCGCCGTCTCGATGCGGTTGCCAGACGCGCCGACGACCTGTGTCGGCTTGACTTCTGACTGATACGACCACGTGCCGAAGACGTGTTTTTTGTCCAGTTGTTCGAGTTCGTTCATCCCAGTTTCAGCCTCGTCGCTCGTCATGTGGCTTGACATCGACTCTCATGTGTGGTTAATCTTTTGCTCATCAGTCGAATCAGACAACTGTTTCGTGTAGTTTGCCAAAACAATTGAACAACGTTCGAAGAAATAGAGATTCAACTAGACATATGACCGACCAAGATTTATGGTTGTGGCTGAGAACCGTTCACGCACATGGTTTCACTTGACGCCCTCTCACAGACGGGAGAGGTACGCAACTACGTCGGTGGGAACTGGACCGCAGTCGAGAGCGATGACGGGCAGGCCGTCATCAACCCCGCGACGGGAGAAGAACTCGCCTACGTGCCGTTTACCGGAACCGACCAACTAGACGAAGCAATCGCCACCGGACAGGAAGCGTTCGAGACGTGGCGAAACACCCCGGTTGTCGAGCGGATTCAGCCCCTCTTTCGGCTGAAGGCGCTGCTCGACGAACACCAAGAAGAACTCGCAGAAATTCTCGTCCAGGAACACGGCAAGACGTTCAACGAAGCGATGGGCGAACTGCGCCGCGGCATCGAGAACGTCGAGGTCTCCTGTGGCATCCCGACGATGATGCAGGCGGGCTTCCTCGAAAACGCGGCCCCCGGCATCGACGAAGCCGCCGTCCGCCAGCCACTCGGCGTCTTCACCGCCATCACGCCGTTTAACTTCCCCGGCATGATTCCACTCTGGTTCCTGCCGTACGCAGTCGCGACGGGCAACTCGTTCATCCTCAAGCCGTCCGAACAGGACCCACTCGTCGCCCAGCGCATCTTCGAACTGATCGACGAAGCGGGCTTCCCCGACGGCGTTGTCCAGCTCGTGAACGGTGGGAAAGACACCGTGAACGCGCTCATCCAGCACGAGGGCATCGCGGGCGTCTCCTTCGTCGGCAGCACGCCGGTCGCACGCCACGTGTACAAAGAATCGGCCGCCACCGGAAAGCGCGTCCAGGCGCAGGGCGGGGCGAAAAACCACATCATCGTCGCCGAATCCGCAGACCTCCGCCACGCCGCAGAGCAGACAGTCTCCTCTGCGTGTGCGTGTGCAGGCGAGCGCTGTCTCGCAAACGACGTGGTGCTCGTCCACGAGTCGGTGTACGACGAGTTCGCAGACCTCGTCGTCGAACTCGCAGACCAGCAGGTGGTCGGCTACGGGCTGGACGAAGGCACGGACATCGGCGCGATGATTTCTGCACCCCACGCAGAGCGCGTCCGCGGCCACATCCAGAGCGGCGTCGACGAAGGCGCGACGCTCCTGCGCGACGGCCGCGACGTCGAAGTCGAGGGCTACGACGGCGAGTTCATCGGCCCGACCATCTTCGGTGACGTGACCCCCGACATGACCATCGCGCGCGAGGAGATTTTCGGCCCCGTGTTCGGGCTCGTCCGCGTGAGCGACATGACCGAAGCCATCGACATACTCAACCAGAGCGAGTTCGGGAACGCCGCGAGCCTGTTCACCCGCGAGGGCGCAGACGCCCGGCGCTTCCGCAACGAAGCGCAAGCGGGTAACCTTGGCGTGAACGTCGGAACGAGCGCGCCGATGGCCTTCTTCCACTTCGGTGGCCGCAAGGCCTCCGCATTTGGCGACCTCCACGCACAGGGCGAGGACATGATTCAGTTCTACACGGACAAGACCATCTTCATCGAGCGCTGGCCGGACGCCTAACTCTCGTCTAAAACTCTCACTGTCTTTTTCTGCTGATCAAACGTGTCTGAGCAAACGCACGCAGATTTATGGTATGATGTGGCGTACCATATGTTGTATCGGGAACCGCAAGGATACACCGAACGATCTGTTCCAGAAAATCTGATTTCAGAAAGTACGGAAGAGGTTAGGGGCAACAACTGAGTCTCTGTGAAAGGAGAACGAAGTCAACGCTCCGAAGGAGAACCGAAATAACCCACAAACGTTGCCTTCCGGAAGGCGCGTTGTGAAGGCCATGTAACGGATGGGGCGTAAGCATCATTCGTGAAACTGGGAAACCAGAAGAGCCGTAGAGGGGTATGGAAAACGTTTCCCGTTCGGGTCCTAATTGCGGCTCTCGGTTGCTATCTCTCCCCTTGAGTTTTATCTCTGGAATCCACACTCACGTTTCGCTCGCTGCTAAATACTCGGTCAGCAACGACGGAAAATCCCGCCCTTTCAGATACCTGAGTCCAAACCCTTCTGCCCAGTGGATGATGCCCGTATCTTCGGTTACGACACCTGCTTCGAGTTCTCGGGCGAGGATGAGCAAGTCGAAGTCCTCGCGCGAATCGAGGATGCCCCGGCGCAGCGTCGAACGGTACTCTGAACGAAGGTCTGAGATGACTTTGTCGACTTCACTGAGCTGATCTCCAGTGTCAGAATCCCGCGACTCCTCGGCTTTTCGCACGGCTTTTTCAGAAACGCGCAGCCCTCTGTCTACACGATTGCTCATCTCTTCGATGAACTCGTAGACGATTTCTGCGGGAATCATCACCGTATACCGGTCGGGATTTTTCTTGATGAGCCACGTGTTGAGCTTCGAGAGCACCTCCTCTGAGACCCCTCTGTCTTTGAGCATCCGCGAGAGTTCCTCGTAGACAGACGGTGGGATGTAACACGAGATGTGGAGTTTGAGCTTCGCTTCGGCAATGAGGTCTAACAGGCGGTCGACCGCCTGTTCTACATCTTCGTCGTCGTCGCGTATCTCCTCGGTGATGAACGTAGACGTGTCGAGCACGAAGCGTTGTTTCAACGGATAGTCCGCCATCACCACCAGTTTGTCTCGCATGGCAATAGATACCAGTGCTCTGGGCCACCCAACACGTTATTGGGCGTCGGCAGAGTAGTTGTGTATAACATGTCCAATATTGCGCCCTCGGAAGTCAGCGCACGACTCCGCGACGGGGACGGCAGCCTCCACGTCCTCGACATTCGAAACCGTGACGAGTACGAAGAGTGGCACATCGAAGGGAGCCATAACATCCCCGTGTACAACTCGCTGAGCGCCGGGCAAACCCAAGCACTGCGAACTCGCTTGAACGAGATACCCGACGACGCAGAAATCGCGACCGTCTGTATCGCTGGTATCGTCTCCCAGAAGGCTGCTGCAGTCTTGCGCGATGAGGGTTACGACGCGAAGTCGATGGAGGGCGGCATGCGTGGCTGGGGAACCGTGTACGAACCCTACGACACCGGCGTTACCGGACTCACCCAAATCGTCCGCCCGGGGACGGGTTGTCTCTCCTACGTGTTTGCGGACGACGGCGAGGCGCTCGTCGTAGACCCCGCGCTGCACGCCGAGATTTACCAGCAGTTCGCAGACAACAACAACCTCGACATCGTCGGCGTCCTCGACACTCACGCCCACGCAGACCACATCAGCAGTGGCCCCCGTTTCAGCGAGTATCTCGACGTACCCTACTACCTCTCTGCGACGGACGCCCACGACCTTTCGGGATACACCCCCGTCGAAGAAGGCGACACCATCGCCGTTGGCAGTACCGACCTCGAAGTTTGGGAGACGCCGGGCCACACCCGCGGCAGCGTCGTGCTCCGCCTTGACGGGGCCATCCTCGCAGGCGACACCCTCTTCGTCCGGAGCGTTGGCCGCCCCGACTTAGAAGGCGGCACAGCCGAGGCAACAGAAGGGGCGAACCTCCTGTTCGACAGCCTCGACCGACTCGACTCGCTCTCCGACGACACGATGGTGTATCCGGGGCACTTCAGCAACGAGACCATCCGCCCCGTCGCAGACACCATCGCCGCGATTCGCGCGCGAAACGATCTGTTCGGTGTCGCGGACAAATCCGACTTCGTCGAGACCATCCTCGCAGACCTGCCCGACACGCCGAACAACTACAACCAGATTAAGGCCATCAACACGGGCAAAGAGCCGCTCACCCAGCAAGCCGCAGACTTAGAACTCGGCCCGAACAACTGCGCGTCGAACTAAATGGCGCTCGTCCACGGAATCCGAGAAAATCGAGGACAGTTCGCCCTCCAGTTGCTGACGGTGTTCGCCGTTGGCCTCACGATTGGCGCAGAACGGAACGTCGTTCCCCTCATCGGCCGTGACGTGTTCGGGGTCGAATCGCTCGCCATCATCGGCTCGTTCGTCGTCAGCTTCGGCTTCGTCAAAGCACTCCTCAACCTCTACGGTGGGAAGTGGTCTGAGACCTACGGCCGTCGCCCGATTCTCATCGCCGGATGGGTGGTCGCCCTCCCCATCCCGTTCATCCTCATCTACGCCCCGAGCTGGTGGTGGATTACGCTCGGAAACGTCCTCCTCGGCGTCAATCAGGGGCTCGCGTGGAGTATGAGCGTGAACGCAAAAATCGACCTCGCGGGCGCGCAAGCCCGCGGCACCGCCGTTGGCTTAGACGAGGCGTTTGGCTACACAGGGGTCGCCCTCGGCGCGTGGATTACTGGCGTCATCGCCGCCGAGTACGGCCTGCAACCCGCGCCGTTTTACTTTCTCGCGGGTGTCATCGTTCTCGCGCTCATCGTGTCGATTCTCTTCGTCGAGGAGACCTTACCGTACGCCCACGCAGAAGCCGACGCGAGCGACGCGGGCGAACAGCTTCCGTTCAGAGCGGTGTTAAAACGCGCGACGTGGGGAGACCGGACGCTCTTTGCGGCCGCCCAAGCCGGGAGCGTCGAGAAGTTCGTAGACGCGCTTGTCTGGATTGCGTATCCTCTGTATCTCACCGCCAACGGCCTCACCGTCGCACAGGTGGGCGTCGTCGTCGGGGTCTACGGCGGTGTCTGGGGCGTTCTCCAACTGTACACTGGCAAACTCGCAGACGACATCGGTCGGCGTCCGCCGGTTATCGTCGGCATGTTCGTCGCGGGGGCTGGCGTCCTCGCCACGGTGTTCGTCTCGGGGTACGGGCCGTGGATTGCCACCGCAGGCGTGACCGGGGTTGGGATGGCGCTGCTCTACCCTACCCTCATCACTGTCGCTGGTGACGCTGCCCATCCGACGTGGCGTGCCACGGGACTCGGCGTCTACCGTATGTGGCGCGACGCAGGCTACGGCTTCGGTGCCATCCTCATTGGCGTCACTGCAGACGCGTTCAGCTTGCAGGCGGCGTTCGTGATGGTTGCCGGTGCGATGTTCCTCTCCGGTGGTGTGGCCCTCTTTTGGATGCGCGAGACGCACCCCGAGTTCGGCAGAGATGCGTCCCATTCGACGGTCTCGCCAGTTATCGAAGAGTGAAAAATCGAAAAGTCGTTGCGTTTGGTTACTCGCGCTTCTGACCGGCGCGAATGGACGGACGCGTGTGTTCAGTCCCTTTGCCGCGCT from Haladaptatus sp. ZSTT2 encodes:
- a CDS encoding aminotransferase family protein; the encoded protein is MTSDEAETGMNELEQLDKKHVFGTWSYQSEVKPTQVVGASGNRIETADGKSYLDLSGQLMCSNLGHSADAVAEAMAEQAKTAAYVAPGYTTEARAKLGEKLAEVTPGNLSKTFFSTSGTEAIEAAIKIARFVTGKQKIVSRYRSYHGSTYGSISVTGDPRRLMAEPGIPGTIKAPDPYAYGSTLEPMESLEYIDEMLMLEGDTVAAILVEPIVGSNGILVPPDEYLPRLKEIAHDHGALLIVDEVMAGFGRTGEWFGCDLFDVTPDIMTMAKGLTGAYAPLGATIVTDEIAAHFEDNMFCHGHTYSGHPVAVAAGLAAVETYQRDGLIEQAKERGEYLGAKLDELAEKHPSVGESRGVGLFRGLELTKSTEGRVPFGQRVDKISTGKTVVDEVSGAASEQGVYVANMINTLIIAPPLTITEDEIDEAVAALDTALEVSDAAMEE
- a CDS encoding CoA-acylating methylmalonate-semialdehyde dehydrogenase, whose protein sequence is MVSLDALSQTGEVRNYVGGNWTAVESDDGQAVINPATGEELAYVPFTGTDQLDEAIATGQEAFETWRNTPVVERIQPLFRLKALLDEHQEELAEILVQEHGKTFNEAMGELRRGIENVEVSCGIPTMMQAGFLENAAPGIDEAAVRQPLGVFTAITPFNFPGMIPLWFLPYAVATGNSFILKPSEQDPLVAQRIFELIDEAGFPDGVVQLVNGGKDTVNALIQHEGIAGVSFVGSTPVARHVYKESAATGKRVQAQGGAKNHIIVAESADLRHAAEQTVSSACACAGERCLANDVVLVHESVYDEFADLVVELADQQVVGYGLDEGTDIGAMISAPHAERVRGHIQSGVDEGATLLRDGRDVEVEGYDGEFIGPTIFGDVTPDMTIAREEIFGPVFGLVRVSDMTEAIDILNQSEFGNAASLFTREGADARRFRNEAQAGNLGVNVGTSAPMAFFHFGGRKASAFGDLHAQGEDMIQFYTDKTIFIERWPDA
- a CDS encoding RNA ligase partner protein, with the translated sequence MADYPLKQRFVLDTSTFITEEIRDDDEDVEQAVDRLLDLIAEAKLKLHISCYIPPSVYEELSRMLKDRGVSEEVLSKLNTWLIKKNPDRYTVMIPAEIVYEFIEEMSNRVDRGLRVSEKAVRKAEESRDSDTGDQLSEVDKVISDLRSEYRSTLRRGILDSREDFDLLILARELEAGVVTEDTGIIHWAEGFGLRYLKGRDFPSLLTEYLAASET
- a CDS encoding MBL fold metallo-hydrolase, whose translation is MSNIAPSEVSARLRDGDGSLHVLDIRNRDEYEEWHIEGSHNIPVYNSLSAGQTQALRTRLNEIPDDAEIATVCIAGIVSQKAAAVLRDEGYDAKSMEGGMRGWGTVYEPYDTGVTGLTQIVRPGTGCLSYVFADDGEALVVDPALHAEIYQQFADNNNLDIVGVLDTHAHADHISSGPRFSEYLDVPYYLSATDAHDLSGYTPVEEGDTIAVGSTDLEVWETPGHTRGSVVLRLDGAILAGDTLFVRSVGRPDLEGGTAEATEGANLLFDSLDRLDSLSDDTMVYPGHFSNETIRPVADTIAAIRARNDLFGVADKSDFVETILADLPDTPNNYNQIKAINTGKEPLTQQAADLELGPNNCASN
- a CDS encoding MFS transporter, whose protein sequence is MALVHGIRENRGQFALQLLTVFAVGLTIGAERNVVPLIGRDVFGVESLAIIGSFVVSFGFVKALLNLYGGKWSETYGRRPILIAGWVVALPIPFILIYAPSWWWITLGNVLLGVNQGLAWSMSVNAKIDLAGAQARGTAVGLDEAFGYTGVALGAWITGVIAAEYGLQPAPFYFLAGVIVLALIVSILFVEETLPYAHAEADASDAGEQLPFRAVLKRATWGDRTLFAAAQAGSVEKFVDALVWIAYPLYLTANGLTVAQVGVVVGVYGGVWGVLQLYTGKLADDIGRRPPVIVGMFVAGAGVLATVFVSGYGPWIATAGVTGVGMALLYPTLITVAGDAAHPTWRATGLGVYRMWRDAGYGFGAILIGVTADAFSLQAAFVMVAGAMFLSGGVALFWMRETHPEFGRDASHSTVSPVIEE